A region of the Nitrospirota bacterium genome:
CGATTTTCTCTACAGTGGCAGGACTCAGTGCCTTTGCTATCAGGTCCCTCGGATTGTCAGTCCACGGAATAATATCAATCCGCTCGCCTTTTAGTTCCCTTACAATGGACTGAACCCTTGTCCCTTTCATGCCAACACATGCCCCAACCGGGTCTACCTTGGGGTCTTTCGAATAAACAGTTAGCTTTGTGCGTTCACCTGCTTCCCTGACGATGTTTTTAATAACTACAAGGCCGTCATAGATTTCAGGGACTTCCATTTTAAAAAGCTCTACAATAAGATTTGGATGTGTTCTTGAAAGGAGTATTGCTGGCCCTTTCGGTGTAATTTTAACATCTTCAATGTATACCCTTATTGTATCGCCCCTTTTAAGGGTTTCATTTGGCAGGGTCTCCTTTTGTGGAAGCATTGCCTCAGCCCTTCCAAGACTTATGAAGTAAATTCCTTTCTCTTTTCTCAGGACAACACCATTTGCAATCTGCCTGATCCGATCCTTAAACTCACTGTAAATGATTTCCCTCTCAGCTTCTCTTGTTTTCTGAAATAGCACCTGTTTAGCAGTCTGGACTGCAATCCTTCCAAAATCGTAGAGGCTTATAGGGGTTTCTACCTCATCTCCAATTCCTTTATCTGGTTCTAATTTTCTGGCCTCGCTGAGTGTAATTTCCTCTTTCGGGTTTGTGATTTTATCTACTACCTTTTTCAGGGCTGTTATGCGGATATTGCCGTTTTTTGGGTCAATTTTTATGTCTATAGTAGGTGTTATGCCGTACTTCTTCCTTGCTGCAGACAGGAGTGCAGACTCTAAGGTCTCTATCAGGGCTTCTTTGGAAATCCCCTTTTCCCTGCTTATCTGTTCAATTACCTGTAAAAGTTCCTGATTCATACTAAAACTCTATCTCCAGCCTTGCCCTGGAAATGTTCCTGTAAGGTATAGCGATTATTCTTTCCTTTGGCAGAAGAAGCACTACATCCGTTTCTCTTGCCTCGATAATCTTTCATCTCCAGGATTCCTGAGGGGCCTGTCAAGACCCGGGGATGATACCTCTAAGACATAAGATGATGGTATTGGGTCCTCCACATCAAGCATTGCCCCTATCTCGCGGCTTGCTTTTTCGCAATCATTAAGGGTCACCCCTCCATCTTTATCTATAATAACCCTCAAAAGAAATCTTCCTCCTTTTCCCAGAAGTTCTACATCCTGTAACTCGTAGCCCATTGCATCCATTATGGGTAATATGAGTTCTCTCAATCTTTCTTTCAAAGTCTCTATATTCATCATTATAAAAACAAAAGAGTGGGAAATCCCACTCTTTTTATATAAAAATCAAACTTTTCGAGGAAAACCTTTAAAAGGTTACCATAAGTTTAAAGAAAAATGCAAGGATGGGGCACAGCCCCATCCTTTAAAATCTTTAACCCGTTTACTACTTTTTCTTCGGTGCCTCTGGGGCCTTCGGTGCCTCTGGGGCTTTTGGAGCCTCTGGGGCCTTTGGAGCCTCTGGGGCTTTTGGAGCCTCTGCTGGTGGCTTAGGAGCCTCTTTCTTTGGAGCCTCTGGTGGCTTGCAA
Encoded here:
- the nusA gene encoding transcription termination/antitermination protein NusA; this translates as MNQELLQVIEQISREKGISKEALIETLESALLSAARKKYGITPTIDIKIDPKNGNIRITALKKVVDKITNPKEEITLSEARKLEPDKGIGDEVETPISLYDFGRIAVQTAKQVLFQKTREAEREIIYSEFKDRIRQIANGVVLRKEKGIYFISLGRAEAMLPQKETLPNETLKRGDTIRVYIEDVKITPKGPAILLSRTHPNLIVELFKMEVPEIYDGLVVIKNIVREAGERTKLTVYSKDPKVDPVGACVGMKGTRVQSIVRELKGERIDIIPWTDNPRDLIAKALSPATVEKIGINEEEKSALVVVNDQQLSLAIGKKGQNVRLAMKLTGWDIDIISDSEYDKIKIEETEKHLEESLKREQRKEEQASKDEQS
- a CDS encoding ribosome maturation factor RimP gives rise to the protein MMNIETLKERLRELILPIMDAMGYELQDVELLGKGGRFLLRVIIDKDGGVTLNDCEKASREIGAMLDVEDPIPSSYVLEVSSPGLDRPLRNPGDERLSRQEKRM